The region ACGTCACAAGATAGTCATTACGATTGAGGATCAAGTACTAGAAGTAACTCTGGAAGGGGAACTTGGAGATGCAGCCAAGCTCTGTGGTTAAAGGAGGATTCTGGTGCCTCTCCGAGGGAGATGGTATCTTCGTCGGAGGATACAGTGGTGGCGGACTCACAAGTGGAGTTATTGGTACCGGTACAGGTATCACTGGAGGGGACAGGTATGTCGGCGCAGGGGGGCGAGGTCAACGCTGGCGCATCTTTGGAGGACATAGAGGGTGCAGAATGGGAGCAGGGACTCGTTCCCGCTTTGGGGAATGTTTTCAAAAATACGACAGCGATGGGACTAGCTTTGCGGAATTTTGGGCCACAGGGAGTACTACACCTATGCATTGGGGACAACATACGACTAAGAATAGCATCCACAGACTACCTAGACCTCTGGTTCAGACTACCTAACGTTGTCAACATTCAAATAGGGGGACCTTTGCTTCGCTGAATAGCGGGATGGGAATAGATAGCCTTAAGCTGAGGTGGGATCTTTTAGGGTTAAAACCTTTATGGGATGATGAGAGGCTTGCTTCCAACTTAAGGGGTGAGGCACTTACATTGGGCCATCCCCCCCATAGCCCAAAACCTTTTATTGGGCCGCCCTTACCGTGCCCGTTGGAGAGCTTCTGCCTTGTGGACCCGATTCATCCCTTGGTATTGGAGGAGCAAACCTTAGCTTCTGATTCTAGGAAAATTCAGGGAAGACCCACTCCGGACtctggaaaaaagaaaagaggaagaCCTCGCAAATTGAAGGGATCTGGTACCATTTCCTCCAACAATGAAGGTGTGATCGAGCGTGGGGGATCTTCGGCCAAGCGTGGGAGAAAGCCAAAACGTATTTCTTCCCCCTCACCGTCATCGCCGGCGGCGTCAGGTGAGCCTCGAGGGGGTGGAAGGGGTTCCACAAGGAGATACTCACTACAGCATTTTTGGCTTTCTGCTGCGCACAGAAAACCGCGGGCATATGTCAAAAAACCGTGGTTAAAAGCTTAGGCCACGGTTTTCATGTCGCAGTGTATGTGGCCGTGGCCAAGCTCAAGTGCCACGGTTTTGTGAAGTTAAATCCACGGTTCGCTTAAAATCTTAATGCCACGGTTTATATAATACCTCGTTTGGGAAACCGTGGCCCTAGAAATTTCAGCCACGGTTTATTGAGAAATTATGCCACGGTTTCTTTGTGCTGCTTATGCCACGGTTTATTAACGCCTTTTAGGCCACAGTTTTATAACTGTTGCCATCAAAGTGGTTTTTTACAAAAAGCTTTAGACCACAATTGCTTTCTAGAAGCTTTTAAGCTACTTTTTTTTCATCTGCGCTTGCAATCTAACATTAAAATTATAAGCCTAATACAATGATAGATAGGTGTGCTAACATGAGAAGAAATTTCTATCAATCGACTTAACTGCATATTACCTACCATCTAGATCCAATCGTCCTCTAAAAGTATTATTGGCTACCCAAAACATTGAGTGAAAGGGAAACAGAAACAAAGATATCAAACAATCAAAAGAAACCCATGAACTCAAATAAAGGATGTTCTGAAAGGCTTCAAATGTTCAGGAAGAAGGTAAAGTGAAGAAGGCCTAATTCTTATTTGGCCTACTTAAATTACATCTCAGCCTATGACAAGCCATAGCAGCAAGCATCTGGGGTTACTCTATAAAGTAGCATAGAAAAGAGGATAAAATTCTAACCACGAGTTAAAATTGCAACAACAAATGCAAAAGTATGTGCCCTTTCTTTATGTCCAAATCCTAAGACAGGAAAAGTGGATATGGGGAGGCTTCAAAATCTTGAGACAATAGAAAACATTTGTACCCATTCcagcttcaattgcaacaaacCAGTATAGCCTGCCATGTAAAAATggacaaaaaaaatcaacatgATCTAAAGTTATCAAGAGAATTTTAACAAATAGTGCTAAAAGTTTGAAATAGAGTACTTGTCTGCACAAGTTACCCACTGACATAGCTAAACTATATACATGCAAGTTATCCACAAATGAAAATTCACAAACAAATGTCCATTGTTCTAAATTGCTAGCTAGATTTTTATGAGAAAATATTCACAAGCAACTTTCTACGATCTTTACCTCTTGTTCCCTTACGTCCTTTAGCCACTCTGGATCTTTCTTAGTTGAGAACCTTAGGTTTAGTGATTAGCACCTGTTCATAAAACTCAGAaataaggaaagaaaaagaggatAAAAGAAATTATTACTATCAGTTTGGACCAAACTACATAATTCATCACCAAACTACATGCTACATTTAGTGAAAGAATAAGCACCAGCTTATGAACATCTCTCATACACAAAATTCTTCAGTTCCATGATGAATCACTTACATCATCAAAGAGTTTACATGTCCCACAGAAGTACTTGCGTATGCAAACACCACAGTTGATACAGTCCTGCTTAACCTGGAAGCACTAGAAATAAGCACAAGAAAAAAGCTAGTTCAAGGAAGATTCTAATTGATGCAAATGAAATAGATAACTTGACACATAATGAAAACAACACCAactttaaacaacaaaagatacaTTACATGGATACTAAAAATCTAGGATAGCTAGAAATAAAAGCTTATAAAAACCTTGGAACCAGCTTGGAACAACTCCAAGCATAGATTAGACCTCGCCAATTAACACCCAGCATAAGGATCATGAACCCGAATCATCAACTCAGTCATAAAAACCAAATCACCATGACCCCCTTGCTGCCTTATTGGCTTAACACAACCTCTAACCAATAGTAACATGTCCTCATCAACCTGTAACAGCCAAGGAAAGCATAGGACAAAACGTTAGGAATCTTGCAGCTGCTAAAAATCCGAGGAAACAAACAGCTCCAAGCCTATAGCCCACCCCAACATAAAAACTAGAGCATAACAGTATGATTCCAAGGACAGCAAGAAACTATTCAATGATTTTAATGAATATTTTAAGTCTTGGAACTACTACATACACTGGCCCATATATATCTTAACTCTTACTCACGAGCAGTTACTTGAAACACCTATTGATATGATAAAAAAACAAACCACACAAGTAAAATACAGAGTTTTAACaattatcttttttttgaaaaggaaaaaagctTTATTAAAATCAAAGGAAGTATATGATCAAGGCTTTCACATGATGCTAGTAATATACCTATCATCTCTCATTAGAACTGTGATTGCACTCCACAAGATTAACAACAAAGGGACTAATATATAGGGtcatctataaaaaaaatcaagtagGAAGAAATGACTAGTTTCTCTTGGAGATACAAATGTGCTCACGAGCAAGATAATGTTCAAGCAGATTAAACAATACATTTTTACCTCAATCTCACCCTACATGCATAAAGAAAGTAATATAAGAGAGACACACCCCACCTCTACTCACTTTAATTCTATTTGCTGCATCTTCTTTTTTTGAACACAGaaactataaattttcaaagagAGAAATTACATGACAGCTAAAAACAGAGGCCTCTCTTCAATTACTAGACAAATATAatgaaagcaaaaggattgggataaattacaagaactccaaagaagaaaatatattttatgccAACAAGGTGGCTACCGAGTCTCCATTATGACTCCCATGTAGGATTCATCAATTGGGAAAGGTCTACAAAGACTTCCATGAGGGTAAATACTACTCCAGCCGCAATTATCAAATGCAAGGCCACTACCATCATGGTGGCAAAGATCATCTAGAGACTTCATCAAATACACAAGGCCAGAACATAACTGGCGTCAAGAAAAAACAGCTTTTCCAAAGAGATTTTAGCATGATAGATGGGAACCAAAATCAGAATACAGAACCGCACCACGAAATTACAACCTAAATCAGCAAGCAAGTATCCAAAGGCACCAGAGGAGGTAGAATATGCTACTAATTGAGAGGAAAGCACCAAAACACCCAAAATAGAAAAACCCACCCCAACAGACATAAGTACATACCTCAACAGCGGAGAGAGAAAGGACGCGCGAGATGAGCGGTGCGGGCGGAGGGAGGAGGGAATGTTAGGGGCtccctaccaccaccaccacccaaccCAACCACCCACGACGACGACGACTTGTTTGACCCTTTTCCTCCTCAGACCGATGATTCCAAACCCCTCAACGCCATCGACAAAGTCGTTCACCGCTTGCAAAAATTGGGCTCAAATTCCCACCACGATGAAGACCAGCCACCGCCCCATGATGGGTTCTTGCGGCGAGATGAGCGGTGTCGATCACGATCAATTAGGATGGAGAAAGCTAGGGTTCATAACTTTTCCCTTTATCATCGTGAAGTGATCTGATGAGAGTGTTAGGGGTTTTTCTTCCTCTATTAgttttaaatgttttttaataaaaaaatcatcctAGTTGTGCCAAATCCAAAAACATGCGCGGGAATCACAAAATTTCGGAGGAAggaatttttttctgtaaaaaaaaaatatagattttTATGCCCCGGTTATATTAGTGGGATAAGGTTTCCGCAGCTGGAAAGGCGTAGCCATCAATTGTCCACAATTGTTGAACCGTGGAATAAATTGTATTTGCCACGCTTTTTTTCCCTCGTGGTCACCAAGCGTCCACAGTTACTAAACCGTGGCATATACTATACTAAGGCCACGGTTTTTCCTCCGTTGAAGAATTTAGCGTGGTCTAAAGTGAAAAATGTTGTAGACTTTACCAGAGCTCATAAGGTTTGGATGCTAGGAAAGGTTCTAGGGCTACAATACGAAGGGTCTGATGCGAATGCTATTGCAAGCTTAGAAGGAGAACTTAATACCTTCTTACCAAGAGAAAGGAATGGAGAGAATCTGGATATCATGGAATGTTCGAGGCCTGGGGCGAGCGGAGAAGAGGAGGGCTGTGAAGGAGCTCCTGAAGAAGGCACAACCGGAACTTGTGCTGCTTCAAGACACGAAGTTGGATGCACAGAAGGAGAAGCTAGCACTGAACTTCGCCAGATCTCTGAACTTTGAATGTGAGTGGGTGCCGGCTCAGGGCACTGCCGGGGGTCTCCTCACCCTATGGAAACCGGCGTCGTTCACCCTACTGCAGGTCTCTAAAGGAGATAGATTTCTGTTCACGCTATTCAGCGTGAATCAAAGCTCCAATTGCGTGGTTGGCAATATATACGGGCCTCACCTTGAAAGTAGCAGAATCAGTTTTTTCACTGATTTGGGATTGGTATTTGGACAATGGAATTGCAGCATGGTGCTCGGGGGTGACTTCAATGCCACTTTGAATGCAGAGGATAGGAGTGGTAGGCTGGGGGGAACAGAGGCATCCTTCTCCAATTTTGTTCAGGACTGGAACCTAATTGACCTTCCACTACAGAATTCTGATTTCACATGGTACAGTGAAAGGAATGGTGGGGTGTGGAGCAGGATAGACAGATGGCTGCTCAATGAAGAGGCATGGGATAGTTTAGGGGAGGTCACTCAGCGTGCAGAAAACTGGGGATTATCAGATCACAGAATGGTAGCATTGTCATGGGGACAACAAGTAACGGGCCCCAAACCCTTTTTGTTCTATAACAATTGGCTCCTTGACAAAGAGTTTGATAGAATGGTAAAAGAATGGTGGAGTTCAACAGCGGTTCAGGGATGGTCTGGATATGTGCTGCAGCAAAAATTCAAAGAGCTTAAGCTGAAAATCAAAGGTTGGAGTGGTCACTCAAGGACCCGAGGGGAAGAAAATATTAAGTctcttgaagaggagttacaagtTATAATGGAGAGGCTTGAACTTGATGGGGATTCGGAAGAGCTAAAAATTAAACGATGCTAGATAATTAGCGGTCTGTGGGATGGATACAAGGCAGAGGAATCAAAGTGGCTACAGAAATCCAGGGTTAGATGGTTCAAGGAAGGGGATAAAAACACCTCTTTCTTCCACTTTACTAGCAAGATGAGACACGCTAAGAATTCTATCTCGAGGTTGAGAGTGGTTGATCAGTGGGAGGAAGATCCCAGCAGGATTAAGGAGGCAATAAGGAATCATTTTAAATCTTTCTTCACAAGGGACGATACTCTGCGGCCCAAACTGAGATGCCCAAACTTGGTTAAATTGTCTGTGGCTGAGAAAGGAAACATTGAAAGGAAATTCAGCGAGGAAGAAATTTGGCAAGTTTTCAAGAAATGTGATGGAAATAAGGCTCCCGGTCCCGACGGATTTAATTTCAACTTCTTTAAACACTTTTGGCCTATCATTAAAGGAGATATCCTGAAATTCTTTGAAGAGTTCCATATGAATGGAAAGCTTGTGAGAGGACTGAATGCAAGTTTTATAGCCTTGATACCAAAGACTCCATGTCCAAAGGAGGTGGCAGATTTTCGACCAATAAGCCTAATAGGGAGTGTATACAAACTAGTGGCAAAGGTTCTTGTTGCAAGGCTACAACAATGCATGCCTAGATTAATCTCTGAAAATCAATTTGCCTTCACCCCGGGGAGACAAATTTCAGATTGCATTTTTATTGCGGCGGAGGTTGTGGATTTTCTGCAAAAAAGGGAGGAAGGTGGTTTCCTACTCAAGCTAGATTTCGCCAAAGCATACGATTCAATCGAATGGAGCTTTCTCTTAGACCTCTTGGATTCCATGAATTTCGGGGAGAAATGGATCCTTTGGATGAAGACCTGCATATCTACAGCTTCACTTGTAGTTCTTGTTAATGGGACGCCATCGGATTTCTTTGATATTGAGAGAGGGCTGAGACAGGGTGACCCCCTTTCCCCCCTCCTATTCAATATATGCGTAAACGGGTTATCTTGCATGCTCTCGCAGTTATTGGGAAATTCAGGAAGCAATCTTTTTTGTGGAGTGAAAATGGGGACAGCGGAGGCTCTGAATCATCTGCAATTTGCAGACGATACCCTTCTTTTTTGCGAGAAAGATGAGAATCAAATGGAATTGCTATGCCACACTCTCTTCTCATTCTTATTTGCATCGGGCTTGAAATTGAACATGGCTAAATCAGAATTGATTGGATGCAATATGGAAGCTGGAACAGTGATGAGAATGGCGCAGAAATACGGATGGACGGTGGGTACCCTACCAATTACATACCTTGGAGCACCACTTGGTGGTAACCCAAGGAGGTTGGCCTTCTGGGAACCCATGTTAAcgaagctgaagaagaagggGAGGTCGTATAATTCAAAATATATCTCCCTCAGCGGTAGGATGGTAATACTCAAAGCTGCACTTAATGCAATTCCAATCTACTGGATGAATCTCTTTAAGGCCCCAGCAGGGATTATATCCCAGATTGAAAAACAGTACAGGCCATTCTTATGGGGACATGAAGAAAGGGGTCAGAAAGCTACTTGGATACCATGGGAGCTAGTATGCAAAGCAAAGGCTCAAGGTGGCTTGGGAATGGGACATATATCATGGAAAAACAGAGGTCTACTACTCAAATGGGCATGGCGCTATGGAACTGATCAGAAATGCCTCTGGAGGAGGATTATAGCTGGAAAATATCAATGGGACAGCAGAAGGCTATTCTTACACTCGATGATGGGAGAAGGTAACCAAGTCTCTCCACTAATGAAGGATATCTTTGCTGTGCTACAAGAAGATTCATTGCTCGCAGTGGGGTTTAAAGACCAACTAGTTTGTGGAGTTGGAGATGGAAATTACACTCGGTTCTGGACAGACCCTGGGATCAATGCAATACCCTTAAATAGCCAATTCCCTAGAATTTTTGCAATGGCTATCAAAAAAGTAGCTCTGATCGCGGAAGTAGGGATGTTTATCCGAGGGAAATGGATATGGGATATTCCTTTTCGGCGTGCGTTCTTTGGCTGGGAACTAGAATTATGGTCCTC is a window of Lotus japonicus ecotype B-129 chromosome 5, LjGifu_v1.2 DNA encoding:
- the LOC130719054 gene encoding uncharacterized protein LOC130719054; translation: MERIWISWNVRGLGRAEKRRAVKELLKKAQPELVLLQDTKLDAQKEKLALNFARSLNFECEWVPAQGTAGGLLTLWKPASFTLLQVSKGDRFLFTLFSVNQSSNCVVGNIYGPHLESSRISFFTDLGLVFGQWNCSMVLGGDFNATLNAEDRSGRLGGTEASFSNFVQDWNLIDLPLQNSDFTWYSERNGGVWSRIDRWLLNEEAWDSLGEVTQRAENWGLSDHRMVALSWGQQVTGPKPFLFYNNWLLDKEFDRMVKEWWSSTAVQGWSGYVLQQKFKELKLKIKGWSGHSRTRGEENIKSLEEELQVIMERLELDGDSEELKIKRC